A single Parabacteroides timonensis DNA region contains:
- a CDS encoding TolB-like translocation protein yields the protein MSILRYLFILSACSLITSELQAQFLDYGADPARFKWNVAKLPHYNLIYPQGNDSMAYRYALYLENVYPRVKKTIGEPMKIKFPVILHPGSMSSNGLVSWAPRRMELITTPSSKLDAQSWDKHLVLHESRHVIQMGKLMHGIFRPLYYIIGEQAAGVAAFFLPTWFLEGDAVSTETAMSNAGRGRLPEFNMTYRAQMLGDGKLFSFDKLLLGSYKDYTGDYYALGYDLTSYARYRYGSDIWDKTTSRYVSVPFLFSSAFKHHTGISIDKHYKETFDYLRDEWEKQDTAVLVPSYLSPAKDKYTSYRYPQLLNDSSIIAVKSGLEDLNSLVLLTNGKEKRLSYIGRINSRLNLRNGQVFWTEIVPGLRWTHENYSVLKRYDPATGRITTLTPRQRYLAPAIDEAGKTAVVSRFTIAGKSELVLVDLENGKEQVCFDVPDNAFIKELTFGEDGNVIAVAVSDAGMGIRQLNTQTGDWTELIETTSANITAPVWNKGRLFFESGVSGTNNIYSLNPSDSLAYRLTSSRFGAFDPAFDPQGDRLFFSDYQAKGYRVASLPTDSLLAEATDLGQPYRFPLAETLAEQEQFNLDSARLNSIDFNPVPYRKGLHTFKIHSWAPFYYDVAEAMNSGADDLATIVKPGVMVLSQNSLNTAIMQAGWYYKKGYHHGRMAFTYKGWFPVFDLALDYGEKAFDMSWTKNEEGKEVTQLQYTHRNQLEADVRVYLPFNLTRNHYTRGIQPSLTYYYTNNKYQQFESRKFRNFQYILPELRFYNYRQLAQRDILPRWGYQVRLQYLHSPFNTENYGDLYAARLTTYWPGIIRNHGLMLRFGYQYQTLDGKSLYLPKRLLDETRGYNYLYQTRQQWAFKADYAFSIFSPDLSLGQFVYIRRLRANLFYDLTRNEARKAGGWDTQSSYGTDLIFDWNLLRMTFPLTTGVRLIQPINYGKFQAEMLFSISF from the coding sequence ATGTCGATATTAAGATACCTTTTCATATTGTCAGCCTGTTCGCTGATCACTTCTGAATTACAAGCTCAGTTTCTGGATTATGGTGCGGATCCGGCCCGGTTTAAATGGAATGTGGCGAAGTTGCCGCACTACAACCTTATTTATCCCCAGGGCAACGATTCGATGGCTTACCGGTATGCTTTATATCTTGAAAATGTATATCCACGCGTTAAGAAGACGATAGGAGAACCGATGAAGATCAAATTTCCGGTTATTCTCCATCCCGGCAGTATGTCGTCGAACGGACTGGTTTCGTGGGCGCCGCGCCGTATGGAGTTGATCACGACTCCTTCGTCGAAACTGGATGCGCAAAGCTGGGACAAGCATCTGGTGTTGCATGAATCGCGCCATGTGATCCAGATGGGAAAGCTGATGCATGGTATATTCCGGCCATTGTATTATATAATAGGGGAGCAGGCAGCAGGTGTGGCTGCCTTCTTTTTACCGACCTGGTTTCTGGAAGGGGATGCGGTAAGTACTGAAACGGCTATGTCGAATGCCGGACGGGGACGGTTGCCGGAATTTAATATGACCTATCGTGCCCAGATGTTGGGAGACGGCAAATTGTTTTCGTTTGACAAGTTATTGCTCGGCTCTTATAAAGATTATACCGGCGATTATTATGCGTTGGGGTACGATCTGACCTCTTATGCCCGTTACCGTTATGGCAGTGATATCTGGGACAAAACGACGAGTCGCTATGTCTCTGTTCCGTTTCTTTTTTCGAGTGCCTTCAAACATCATACGGGGATCAGTATAGATAAGCATTATAAAGAAACATTCGATTATCTGCGGGATGAATGGGAAAAACAGGATACGGCTGTACTTGTTCCTTCTTATCTTTCTCCGGCGAAAGATAAATATACCTCTTACCGGTATCCCCAGTTATTGAACGACTCTTCTATTATTGCTGTCAAATCCGGCTTGGAAGATCTGAACTCTCTGGTTTTACTGACAAATGGAAAAGAAAAGCGTTTGAGCTATATCGGACGTATCAATAGTCGTCTTAACCTTCGTAACGGACAGGTTTTCTGGACTGAAATTGTACCGGGGCTTCGCTGGACACATGAGAATTATTCGGTATTGAAACGTTATGATCCGGCAACCGGACGTATTACGACTCTCACTCCGCGTCAACGTTATCTGGCACCTGCTATCGATGAGGCTGGAAAGACGGCTGTCGTTTCCCGTTTTACTATAGCCGGGAAGAGTGAACTTGTATTGGTCGATCTGGAAAATGGAAAAGAACAGGTCTGTTTCGATGTACCCGACAATGCTTTTATCAAAGAGTTGACATTTGGAGAAGATGGGAATGTAATTGCCGTAGCTGTGAGCGATGCCGGAATGGGGATTCGACAACTGAATACTCAAACTGGTGATTGGACTGAACTGATAGAGACTACTTCTGCCAATATTACGGCTCCGGTCTGGAATAAAGGACGTTTGTTCTTTGAATCCGGTGTTTCCGGTACGAATAATATTTATAGCCTGAATCCTTCGGACAGTCTGGCTTATCGCTTAACCTCTTCCCGGTTCGGTGCTTTCGACCCGGCTTTCGATCCGCAAGGGGACCGTTTATTCTTTTCGGATTATCAGGCAAAAGGATACCGGGTGGCTTCCCTGCCGACAGATAGTTTATTGGCAGAGGCTACGGATTTAGGCCAGCCGTATCGTTTCCCTTTAGCGGAGACACTGGCTGAACAAGAACAGTTTAATCTGGATTCGGCCCGGTTGAATTCGATCGACTTCAATCCTGTACCTTACCGGAAAGGATTGCATACGTTTAAAATACATAGTTGGGCTCCGTTCTATTATGATGTGGCAGAGGCGATGAACAGTGGAGCCGATGATCTGGCAACCATCGTAAAGCCTGGTGTTATGGTATTATCGCAGAATTCGTTGAATACGGCTATTATGCAGGCCGGTTGGTATTATAAGAAAGGGTATCATCATGGTAGGATGGCTTTTACCTATAAAGGTTGGTTTCCCGTGTTCGACCTGGCTCTCGATTATGGAGAGAAAGCATTCGATATGAGCTGGACTAAGAATGAGGAAGGGAAAGAGGTGACCCAATTGCAATACACCCATCGCAACCAGTTGGAAGCCGATGTCCGCGTTTATCTGCCTTTTAACCTGACAAGGAATCATTATACACGTGGTATCCAGCCTTCTCTTACCTATTATTATACCAATAATAAATACCAGCAGTTCGAGAGTAGGAAGTTTAGAAATTTCCAGTATATCTTACCGGAATTACGGTTTTATAATTATCGGCAGCTGGCACAACGTGATATTTTGCCTCGTTGGGGATATCAGGTTCGTTTGCAGTATCTGCATTCTCCCTTCAATACGGAGAATTATGGGGATTTATATGCTGCACGTCTGACGACTTATTGGCCGGGAATTATTCGCAATCATGGTTTAATGCTTCGTTTCGGTTATCAATATCAGACATTGGACGGAAAGTCGTTGTATCTTCCCAAACGCTTATTGGATGAAACCCGCGGGTATAATTATTTGTATCAGACCCGCCAGCAATGGGCGTTCAAGGCTGATTATGCCTTTTCGATCTTTTCACCTGATTTGAGTCTGGGACAATTCGTTTATATCCGTCGTTTGAGGGCGAATCTTTTTTATGACCTGACTCGTAATGAGGCCCGCAAGGCCGGGGGATGGGATACCCAAAGTTCGTATGGTACCGACCTGATATTCGATTGGAATCTCCTTCGTATGACTTTCCCTTTAACTACGGGTGTGCGTCTGATACAGCCTATTAACTACGGTAAATTCCAGGCAGAGATGTTATTCTCGATTAGTTTCTAA
- a CDS encoding sensor histidine kinase → MKTKLSFKIIATLISLSLAALLFSQGYWLKGLYDSTWEQVNGNIQEAMRMADYKELFIRMDSLSENKGSGTITSEIKLSKDSTEEISRNGLMDTFSIKADKNPFKYNEAAESLNEYLDLLTSLEGQIQEALHVKLDSLIPIDYILYDTLLVMELKQYDISVPYKLEVIQMKDSVPETIMTFRSVEMFDNKGVQFSYPIKSVEPKLYYQLTLKAPSQLVFKQMAGILISSFLLVILILIAFIYLLYTILRQKTIEELKTDFTNNMTHELKTPISVAYAANDVLLNYDTHVSEKQKKYLGIVREQLTQLSGLVEQILTLSVENRNTFRLKQESIRVADMIAPLIEQHKLKAGKQVDITTNIPENIAVFADRTHFYNILGNLIDNAVKYSGDKPAEISVSAEMLPNEIRVSVTDNGIGISEANQQQIFDKFYRVPSGNLHNVKGYGLGLYYVKDIMSKHGGSVTVKSQPGKGTTFTLHFKN, encoded by the coding sequence ATGAAAACTAAATTAAGTTTCAAAATCATAGCCACATTGATAAGTTTATCGCTGGCGGCATTGTTGTTTTCACAGGGATATTGGTTGAAAGGGCTCTACGATTCCACCTGGGAACAAGTAAACGGGAATATACAGGAAGCCATGCGTATGGCTGACTACAAGGAGCTATTCATCCGTATGGATTCACTGAGTGAGAATAAAGGATCCGGAACAATCACCTCCGAGATTAAACTTTCGAAGGATAGCACAGAAGAAATTTCACGAAACGGATTAATGGATACATTTTCCATAAAAGCAGATAAGAACCCCTTCAAATATAACGAAGCAGCTGAATCGCTCAATGAATACCTTGACCTGCTGACCTCACTGGAAGGTCAGATACAAGAGGCCTTGCACGTAAAACTCGATTCATTGATACCTATCGACTATATCCTGTACGATACTTTGCTCGTCATGGAACTCAAACAGTACGATATTTCCGTCCCCTATAAACTGGAAGTAATCCAGATGAAGGACAGCGTGCCCGAAACCATCATGACATTCCGGTCAGTCGAGATGTTCGACAATAAAGGAGTACAATTCAGCTATCCGATCAAAAGCGTAGAACCGAAACTATATTACCAACTAACATTAAAAGCTCCCTCCCAACTGGTATTCAAACAAATGGCAGGCATCCTCATTTCATCTTTTCTGCTGGTCATCCTGATTCTGATCGCTTTCATCTACCTACTTTATACGATCCTCAGACAGAAGACGATCGAAGAGTTGAAAACAGATTTTACCAACAATATGACACATGAACTAAAAACCCCGATATCCGTTGCCTATGCAGCCAACGACGTTTTACTCAACTACGACACCCATGTCAGCGAGAAACAGAAGAAATACCTGGGTATCGTCCGGGAACAACTCACGCAGTTAAGCGGCCTGGTCGAACAGATACTCACCCTCTCTGTGGAGAACCGCAATACCTTCCGGCTGAAACAGGAATCGATCCGCGTAGCTGACATGATCGCCCCACTCATTGAACAACACAAGCTGAAAGCTGGAAAACAGGTCGATATCACAACAAATATACCTGAGAACATTGCAGTATTTGCCGACCGTACGCATTTCTATAATATACTGGGTAACCTGATTGACAATGCGGTAAAATATTCCGGCGATAAACCTGCAGAAATATCTGTCAGTGCGGAGATGCTGCCGAATGAGATCCGTGTATCCGTTACGGACAACGGTATCGGTATCAGCGAGGCAAACCAGCAACAAATATTCGACAAATTTTACCGCGTCCCCAGCGGCAACCTGCATAACGTAAAAGGGTACGGACTGGGATTATATTATGTAAAAGACATAATGTCGAAACATGGAGGATCAGTGACCGTCAAGAGTCAACCGGGAAAAGGTACGACATTCACCCTTCATTTCAAAAACTAA
- a CDS encoding response regulator transcription factor, with protein sequence MAKIKVLLVEDEPTLAMIIKDTLDGEEFDIVLAADGEEGLALYKEIKPDIIVTDIMMPKIDGFTLIRHIRKTDSQIPVLFLSARSAANDVVEGFELGGNDYLKKPFGMAELIVRIKALLNKITVRKEEKTTFNLGQYTFDAVTQTLLYCGEKQLLSNRESEILKRLCENKDHVLPMKDVLLDLWGDDSFFNARSLHVFITKLRHKLSKDDSIKILNVRGIGYKLIID encoded by the coding sequence ATGGCAAAGATAAAAGTATTATTAGTGGAAGACGAGCCGACACTGGCAATGATCATCAAAGATACGCTGGATGGTGAGGAGTTCGATATTGTACTGGCTGCCGACGGTGAAGAAGGGCTGGCGCTTTACAAAGAAATCAAGCCGGATATTATCGTGACCGACATCATGATGCCTAAAATAGACGGCTTCACCCTGATACGGCATATCCGCAAAACAGACAGCCAGATACCTGTCCTCTTCCTCTCCGCCCGTTCTGCCGCCAACGATGTTGTCGAAGGTTTCGAGCTGGGCGGCAACGACTACCTGAAAAAGCCTTTCGGCATGGCAGAACTGATCGTCCGTATCAAAGCCCTGCTGAATAAGATCACAGTGCGCAAGGAAGAAAAAACAACCTTCAACCTCGGTCAATATACATTCGATGCAGTTACGCAAACATTATTATATTGCGGCGAGAAACAACTCCTGAGCAACCGCGAATCGGAAATACTCAAACGGCTTTGCGAAAACAAAGACCATGTATTGCCAATGAAAGACGTACTGCTCGACCTGTGGGGAGACGACTCTTTCTTCAATGCCCGCAGCCTGCACGTCTTCATTACCAAACTGCGACATAAACTATCGAAAGACGACTCGATAAAGATCCTGAATGTCCGGGGAATAGGCTATAAACTGATCATCGACTAA
- a CDS encoding SUMF1/EgtB/PvdO family nonheme iron enzyme has protein sequence MQTKLFLSVLFTCFSLFLTANNDRYVIEAHIGGVKDGTVFFLKQFDNQRIINSMRIEKGKFQMKGTLSDVPQHLWLCTTIDDEFHYCDLLIDKDTLYVEGHLSDFPNGLHFKGADTHMGYAVYLEETHDLNQRIDSLNAVSMAQHELGAIGKKRSDGKEKKKPAFLQSLSNLNAQPVRGSQELDVDIELHAVQQKRDSIRIAFIGENMDKYAGQFLLTRIMKKLSPDSLRQFYRLIPVEMKKTKFARLISNQINPYADNCIRQADNLLSLSGTPINMYKYTEEAYRLYEQGVRLDPERTDGYIALATMYERLLPLKGNEAYDISISYLNKFIESDVREEDRNEARKRMKEIEFRKWLSTNINPEMIEVKGSTFKMGSTYKEDNNPVHEVKVNSFSISKYEITNFQFAQFLKTYESNVIKEGPDAGQPLYYECNWGIQNGKPVPGYEANPAIYITWYGANAYCQWAGGRLPTEEEWEYAARGGMYGKRDHLYSGGMELDSLGWYAGNSEGKPHPVGMKKPNELGIHDMSGNVWEWCSDTFEKDGKLYAVVRGGTWFNERATCRPTCHYYIYPGSKHFNNGFRLVKDIPLNP, from the coding sequence ATGCAGACTAAACTATTTCTATCCGTACTATTTACCTGTTTCAGCCTTTTTCTGACGGCTAATAACGACCGGTATGTCATAGAAGCACACATCGGCGGAGTAAAAGATGGCACGGTGTTCTTCCTCAAACAGTTCGACAACCAGCGCATCATCAACTCCATGCGGATCGAAAAAGGAAAATTCCAGATGAAAGGGACACTGTCCGACGTACCCCAACACTTATGGCTATGCACAACGATAGACGACGAGTTCCATTACTGCGACCTGCTCATCGACAAAGACACATTATACGTGGAAGGCCACCTCTCCGACTTCCCTAACGGACTGCATTTCAAAGGAGCCGATACCCACATGGGATATGCCGTTTACCTGGAAGAGACGCACGACCTAAATCAAAGGATCGACAGCCTGAATGCCGTCTCGATGGCACAACACGAACTAGGTGCCATCGGTAAAAAACGTTCTGACGGCAAAGAGAAAAAGAAGCCCGCCTTCCTCCAATCCCTGAGCAATCTGAATGCTCAACCGGTACGGGGAAGCCAGGAGCTGGATGTAGATATCGAACTGCATGCCGTCCAGCAGAAAAGAGATTCGATCCGCATTGCTTTCATCGGAGAGAATATGGATAAATATGCGGGCCAGTTCCTCCTGACACGTATCATGAAAAAACTGTCGCCCGATTCACTCAGACAGTTCTACCGCCTGATCCCGGTAGAGATGAAGAAAACAAAATTCGCCCGCCTGATCAGTAACCAGATCAACCCTTATGCCGATAATTGCATCCGGCAGGCAGACAACCTGCTCTCTCTTAGCGGTACCCCGATTAACATGTACAAATATACCGAAGAGGCTTACAGACTCTATGAGCAGGGCGTACGGCTGGATCCGGAACGTACCGACGGATACATTGCACTGGCAACCATGTACGAACGGTTGCTTCCTTTGAAAGGGAACGAAGCGTACGATATCTCTATCTCCTACCTCAATAAATTCATTGAAAGCGATGTTAGGGAAGAAGATCGGAATGAAGCCCGGAAACGGATGAAAGAGATTGAATTCCGAAAATGGTTATCAACCAACATCAATCCGGAAATGATCGAAGTGAAAGGAAGTACTTTTAAGATGGGCTCGACCTATAAAGAAGATAACAATCCGGTTCATGAGGTGAAAGTAAACAGTTTCTCCATCAGCAAATATGAAATTACCAACTTCCAGTTCGCCCAGTTCCTGAAAACATACGAAAGTAATGTAATCAAAGAAGGTCCCGACGCCGGACAGCCTTTATATTATGAATGTAACTGGGGAATCCAAAACGGAAAACCGGTCCCCGGCTACGAAGCCAACCCAGCCATTTACATCACCTGGTACGGAGCTAATGCTTATTGCCAATGGGCAGGCGGACGTTTACCCACAGAGGAAGAATGGGAATATGCTGCTCGCGGCGGCATGTACGGCAAACGGGACCATTTATATAGCGGTGGCATGGAACTCGACAGCCTCGGATGGTATGCCGGAAACTCGGAAGGCAAACCACACCCTGTCGGTATGAAGAAACCGAACGAACTGGGAATCCATGATATGAGCGGGAATGTATGGGAATGGTGTTCCGATACATTTGAAAAAGACGGCAAACTATATGCTGTCGTACGCGGCGGTACCTGGTTCAACGAACGGGCAACCTGCCGGCCGACCTGTCATTACTATATCTACCCGGGAAGTAAACACTTCAACAACGGATTCAGGTTGGTAAAAGATATCCCCCTAAATCCGTAA
- a CDS encoding TIGR03905 family TSCPD domain-containing protein: MNKQHVTYTPTGGVCSKMMLVDAEDNIITSVQIVGGCQGNTQGLSKLLIGMAVPEAIQRLEGIDCRERGTSCPDQLAQALRKLS; this comes from the coding sequence ATGAATAAACAACATGTAACTTATACTCCGACCGGTGGAGTATGTTCTAAAATGATGCTTGTGGATGCTGAAGATAACATTATTACCAGTGTGCAGATTGTAGGCGGTTGCCAGGGTAATACGCAGGGACTGAGCAAGCTGTTGATCGGTATGGCTGTGCCCGAAGCTATACAGCGCCTGGAAGGTATTGACTGCCGCGAACGGGGAACGTCCTGCCCGGATCAGTTGGCACAGGCATTACGAAAACTTAGCTGA
- a CDS encoding bifunctional folylpolyglutamate synthase/dihydrofolate synthase, with amino-acid sequence MTYEETLHYLYTSIPVFQHSGASAYKPGLDTSIALDNYLGNPHKAYKTIHVAGTNGKGSISHLLAAILRQAGYKVGLFTSPHLIDFRERIRVNGKMIPQEYVVDFVERHRTTFEPLHPSFFELTSTMAFDYFRAEKVDFAVIEVGMGGRLDSTNIITPILSIITNISLDHTQFLGDTVEKIAFEKAGIIKPNVPALVGEVYTHSVAKVFSEAAVKNKTLVYFASEEDLLGESYLMDTGEWYLDSVEYGQLFGELGGVVQVRNAKTVLAALNLLESTGVNISQEAVREGFEHVVELTGLMGRWQTLQEKPKVICDTGHNIGGWEYLNMQLNEVIKHSRQTHMIVGMVNDKDINGVLELMPKDAFYYFTQASVERAMPATDFAAMAVGHGLSGVVCDSVADAVARALGRAHEEDTIFIGGSTFIVADALPLFMK; translated from the coding sequence ATGACTTACGAAGAAACGCTTCACTATCTATATACAAGCATTCCGGTATTTCAGCACAGCGGAGCTTCCGCTTACAAGCCGGGATTAGATACCAGTATTGCACTGGACAACTATCTGGGTAATCCTCATAAAGCATATAAAACGATTCATGTAGCAGGAACGAACGGGAAGGGTTCCATCAGCCATCTATTGGCCGCAATCCTTCGGCAGGCCGGATATAAAGTCGGACTTTTCACTTCGCCCCACCTGATCGACTTCCGCGAACGTATCCGTGTCAACGGTAAAATGATTCCCCAGGAATATGTTGTAGATTTTGTAGAACGCCACCGTACTACCTTCGAGCCTCTTCATCCCTCCTTCTTTGAACTGACTTCTACCATGGCTTTCGATTATTTCCGTGCCGAAAAGGTAGACTTCGCCGTTATTGAAGTCGGTATGGGCGGACGCCTAGACAGTACGAATATCATTACTCCGATTCTGAGCATCATAACGAACATAAGTCTCGATCATACCCAGTTCCTGGGCGATACAGTCGAGAAGATCGCTTTCGAAAAAGCAGGGATCATCAAGCCGAATGTACCTGCATTGGTTGGAGAAGTGTATACTCATAGTGTGGCCAAAGTATTTTCCGAAGCTGCTGTCAAAAACAAAACACTGGTGTATTTTGCTTCTGAAGAGGATTTGCTCGGAGAGTCTTACCTGATGGATACCGGCGAATGGTACCTCGACTCTGTTGAATACGGACAATTGTTCGGAGAACTGGGCGGCGTAGTCCAGGTCAGAAATGCAAAAACCGTATTGGCAGCCCTCAATCTGCTTGAGAGTACAGGAGTGAACATTTCGCAGGAAGCCGTGCGGGAAGGATTTGAACATGTAGTGGAACTGACCGGATTGATGGGACGCTGGCAGACCTTGCAGGAAAAGCCGAAAGTGATATGCGACACAGGTCACAACATAGGCGGCTGGGAGTATCTGAATATGCAACTGAACGAAGTCATAAAACATTCACGGCAAACCCATATGATCGTCGGAATGGTAAACGACAAGGATATCAACGGCGTACTGGAACTGATGCCCAAAGATGCTTTCTACTATTTCACTCAGGCATCCGTCGAACGGGCGATGCCTGCCACCGATTTCGCAGCAATGGCAGTTGGGCACGGACTGAGCGGAGTGGTCTGCGACAGCGTAGCCGATGCCGTTGCACGTGCCCTGGGACGTGCTCATGAAGAAGATACGATCTTTATCGGAGGAAGTACCTTTATCGTAGCCGATGCACTTCCCCTTTTCATGAAATAA
- a CDS encoding MFS transporter: protein MIEQIHQKLSDSKVARWSVLALVAFTMLCGYFLTDVMAPLKPMLEEQLSWNSTEYGFFTSAYGWFNVFLFMLIIGGIVLDKMGVRFTGVGACILMIIGCSLKYYAISDFFTMEGELFGWKAQVMVAALGYAIFGVGVETAGITVSKIIVRWFKGKEMALAMGLEMATARLGTALALSITVPASKFFGSISAPILLCLCMLCIGLIAFLVFCVMDRKLDASMSAVEQAEEEEPFRLKDIGLIISSKGFWLIALLCVLFYSAVFPFLKYATDLMVNKYNVSPDLAGNIPAILPFGTILLTPFFGNLYDRKGKGATIMICGALMLIGVHLLFTLPILNEWWFATIVMVVLGIAFSLVPSAMWPSVPKIIPEKQLGTAYALIFWVQNIGLSMVPLLIGWVLDTYCKIDNGTGKPAYDYTLPMAIFTSFGVLALIIALLLKREDKIKHYGLEQPNIQSDADKTRILAEETIAEP from the coding sequence ATGATTGAACAAATTCACCAGAAACTGAGCGACTCAAAAGTAGCTCGATGGAGCGTACTCGCGCTCGTCGCATTTACCATGCTTTGCGGATATTTCCTCACCGACGTGATGGCCCCGCTTAAACCGATGCTGGAAGAACAACTTTCCTGGAACAGTACCGAATATGGCTTCTTCACAAGTGCCTACGGTTGGTTCAATGTCTTCCTTTTCATGTTGATCATCGGGGGTATCGTACTGGATAAGATGGGGGTCCGTTTTACCGGAGTCGGTGCCTGTATTTTAATGATCATCGGTTGTTCACTTAAATATTATGCCATATCCGACTTCTTTACCATGGAAGGTGAACTGTTCGGATGGAAAGCCCAGGTAATGGTAGCCGCCCTCGGATATGCGATCTTCGGTGTAGGTGTGGAAACTGCCGGTATCACTGTTTCCAAGATCATCGTAAGATGGTTCAAGGGAAAAGAAATGGCATTGGCAATGGGTCTCGAAATGGCAACAGCCCGTCTGGGTACGGCACTGGCCTTGTCGATTACTGTTCCGGCATCGAAGTTCTTCGGTAGCATCTCCGCTCCGATCCTGCTTTGCCTCTGTATGCTGTGCATCGGCTTGATCGCGTTCCTTGTTTTCTGTGTAATGGACCGCAAGCTGGATGCTTCCATGAGTGCCGTCGAACAGGCAGAAGAGGAAGAACCGTTCCGTCTGAAAGATATCGGTCTGATCATTTCCAGTAAAGGTTTCTGGTTGATCGCCCTGTTGTGCGTATTGTTCTATTCTGCCGTATTCCCATTCCTGAAATATGCAACCGACTTGATGGTCAACAAATATAATGTAAGCCCCGACCTCGCCGGTAACATTCCCGCCATCCTGCCTTTCGGTACGATCCTGTTGACACCGTTCTTCGGAAACCTGTACGACCGCAAAGGTAAAGGCGCAACTATCATGATTTGCGGTGCATTGATGCTGATCGGTGTACACCTGCTGTTCACATTACCGATCCTGAACGAATGGTGGTTTGCCACGATCGTAATGGTGGTGCTGGGAATCGCTTTCTCACTGGTTCCGTCGGCTATGTGGCCATCTGTTCCGAAAATCATTCCGGAAAAACAGCTGGGTACTGCTTATGCCCTGATCTTCTGGGTACAGAATATCGGATTGAGCATGGTTCCACTTCTGATCGGATGGGTACTGGATACGTATTGCAAGATCGATAACGGTACGGGAAAACCGGCATACGATTACACACTTCCAATGGCTATCTTTACCAGTTTCGGTGTATTGGCTTTGATTATCGCCCTCCTCTTGAAACGTGAAGACAAGATCAAACACTACGGTCTGGAACAACCCAATATCCAGAGCGATGCCGATAAAACACGTATCCTCGCAGAAGAAACGATTGCAGAGCCTTAA
- a CDS encoding acyltransferase, whose translation MKRIVFLDYVRVFACFLVMVVHASENFYGAPGSTDMAGPQSFLANEADRLWVAVYDGFSRMAVPLFMIVSAFLLAPMKEGQTMWQFYRQRCIRILPPFFIFMILYSTLPMLWGQIDGETSIKDLSRILLNFPTLAGHLWFMYPLISLYLFIPIISPWLSKATAKEERFFIGLFLLTTCMPYLNRWCGEVWGQCFWNEYHMLWYFSGYLGYLVLAHYIRVHLTWDRTKRLGIGFVLMVVGAALTIYSFYIQAIPGELHTTPVIEIGWAFCTINCVLLTAGTFLMFTCIDRPKAPKLITEMSKLSYGMYLMHIFWLGLWVTVFKQTLALPTVAAIPGIAVSTFVSCYVTTKLLSFLPGSKWIIGD comes from the coding sequence ATGAAACGAATCGTTTTTTTAGACTATGTACGCGTGTTTGCCTGCTTCCTTGTTATGGTCGTTCACGCCAGTGAAAATTTTTATGGTGCTCCCGGATCCACGGACATGGCGGGGCCGCAATCCTTTTTAGCCAATGAGGCAGACCGGCTGTGGGTGGCTGTGTATGACGGTTTCTCACGTATGGCAGTTCCCCTGTTTATGATTGTCTCCGCCTTTCTTCTTGCACCGATGAAAGAAGGACAGACCATGTGGCAGTTTTATCGCCAGCGTTGTATCCGTATCCTGCCGCCGTTTTTCATATTCATGATATTATACAGTACTTTGCCTATGTTGTGGGGGCAGATAGATGGAGAAACATCCATAAAGGATCTGTCGCGGATATTGTTGAATTTCCCAACATTGGCCGGGCACTTATGGTTTATGTATCCTCTGATCAGCCTTTACCTCTTTATACCTATCATATCACCCTGGTTGAGTAAAGCAACGGCGAAGGAAGAGCGCTTCTTTATCGGGCTGTTCCTGTTAACGACATGTATGCCGTATCTCAACCGCTGGTGCGGTGAAGTGTGGGGGCAGTGTTTCTGGAACGAATATCATATGTTGTGGTACTTCTCCGGTTATCTGGGGTATCTTGTTCTGGCACATTACATACGTGTTCATCTTACGTGGGACCGTACCAAACGGCTTGGCATAGGATTCGTCCTGATGGTCGTAGGGGCTGCACTGACTATCTATTCGTTCTATATCCAGGCTATACCGGGAGAACTTCATACTACTCCCGTAATAGAAATAGGATGGGCCTTCTGTACGATCAACTGTGTGCTTCTTACCGCGGGCACATTCCTTATGTTCACATGTATAGACCGTCCGAAGGCTCCAAAACTGATAACAGAAATGTCGAAACTCAGCTATGGTATGTATCTTATGCATATATTCTGGCTCGGATTATGGGTAACAGTGTTTAAGCAAACTTTGGCATTGCCGACTGTAGCTGCCATACCTGGCATTGCGGTGAGTACCTTCGTCAGCTGTTATGTAACGACTAAGCTTCTTTCTTTTTTACCCGGTAGTAAATGGATAATCGGAGATTAA